CGTAGCGAGGGCGGAGACTGCGCAGACGTGACAAAGCCCGCGCGGGGCGGGCTGAGCTCGACGCATTCCTTGCTGCTTTGAACTTACCGCGCTTTTGAAAACGTGCCCCCAGGGGGGTCTATTGGCTTTGCAAGCGACGAGAAGATATTGGCAATGTCCAAGTAGTTCAGCTTACCCTCGGCAACATCGACCATAATCTCTTCGAGCGCTTGAGTTCGCGCTACCTCATACCCTTCGATTAAGAGATAGGTGAGCGCCGATACGAGCGCGGTCCGCTTATTTGCATCGGAGAATGCATGGCCGCGAGCAATCGCCCGCATATAGCCCCGCGATCTCAAACACGTCAGCGAGGCCATCATAATGGATGCGGTTCTCAATACGACCAAGGGCACCCTCCAAGGTGCCCCGGTTCGCTTTTCCAGATAACCCAGGCTCTCTGGACAGGATGAAATCGTGCACAAGCACGACCATGTCCGCATCCAGGATCATCGTTTGGCTAGGGCCTGGATAACGGCGTGATGCTGTTCATAGACGCGCTTGGCAGCGTTGACGATCTGCCTTCGGCCATCCGCGGAGCTTGCATTGACCTTCACTGTGGGCTGCTGAACTTGGGCCCGGGCCTTGACTTCGACTCCGTGGATGTTCCCGGTCTTGCCTTTCGTGACCATACGGGATCTCCTTCGGGGTTGTTAAATATACAACATCGTTGACGGCATTCTACAGGCAAAGTTTAGGCCGCATTGCGTGACAAAAGGTGACGTATGTCAATGATTCGTATGTTGTGACACATCTTCGCTCGCCGCGACATCGGCCGCACCACTGAGATAGGTCCCCCACCACTGCATCATTCTCCGCCGCTCCGGCAGGTACTGGGCATGGTTGTAGGCGGCCCGCACGCTGTTCTGCTCCGTGTGCGCGAGCTGACGCTTGATCCAGTCGCTTTCGAACCCGTTCTCGTTGAGGATTGTCGATGCGAGCCCGCGGAAGCCGTGCCCCGTCATCCGAGAGTGGTACCCCATGCGGTACAGGGCGTAGAGCACGGTGTTTTCACTGATCGGTTTCTTCGCGTTCGAGCGGCTAGGAAACAGCAGCGGCCAGTTGCCATTCAAGTCGCGAAGCTGCTTGATCACAGCAAGAGCTTGTGTCGACAGCGGCACGATATGCTGCGCGCGCATCTTCATCTTCTCGGGCGGGATACGCCACTCAGCCTTCGCTTCGTCGATCTCGGACCACTCGGCATTGCGCAGCTCGCCAGTGCGCACGAACGTCAAGGCCAGCAGTTGCAGCGCGAGCCGAGTCTGCAGGTCACCGTCGTACGCTGCGATCTTGCGCATCAACTCCGGCACTTCGGCCTCGCCGACACGCTTCATGTGCGTCACGGCGCGACTCTTGAGCGCTCCGCGCAAGTCGGGGACGGGATCACGCTCCGCGCGCCCCGTGGCGATCGCGTATCGAAACACCTGACTCGCCGCCTGCATGGCCTTTCGTGCAAGCTCGAGTGCGCCGCGGCTCTCGATCTTTCGAAGGACGGCTAGCAACTCCGGCGCAGACACGTCCTTCACCGGACGGGCACCAAGCGACGAAAAGAACTCTCGCTCAAGCAGCTTGAGTACCTTATCCGCATGCCCTTCGGACCAACCGTCCTTCTTATTCCCATGCCATTCGCGCGCGATCGCCTCGAACGAGTTGGTTCGCTCTAAGGAGCGCTGCAACTTCTCGCGTTTCTTCTCGTGAGACGGGTCCAAGCCAGCACGCAGCGTGTCTTTGATCGATTCACGGGCCTTCCGAGCTTCGAGCAACGAAACGGCAGGATAGACGCCAAGGGCGATGCGTTTCTCTTTGCCGTCGATGCGATACTTCAGGCGCCAGTACTTCGATCCACTCGGCATGACCTCGAGGTACATGCCTTGGCCGTCGGCCAGCTTATAAGATCGCTCCCGCGGCTTCGCGGCGCGCACTGCGACATCAGTAAGGGGCATGGGGGCATCGAGGGGGCAGAAATGCCCGCAGCGCTGTGAAAAGTGCCACCAACGATGCCCCCAGATTAACTGGGTGTCAATGGGAAAACTTGGGCAAAGATGGTAACTAGAACCGCCGCAAGTGCTTGACTAGCGGGGATTTTTGGCAGACGATGGGAAACGTTGGGACGTTATTTGGGGTGGCTGATGGGACTCGAACCCACGACGACAGGAATCACAATCCTGGACTCTACCAACTGAGCTACAGCCACCATTGATACTGCTTGCTCTCACGTTGGCGCCGCCAACGAAGAAGCGAGATTATACGAACAGATTCCCCGCTTGCCTAGCCCCTCAGCCGATAATTTCCGACGACTCGCGCAGATGGCTGCGTGCCTCGTCGAAAATCGCCAGGTCGCCGGCGGCGAGCCGCTTGCTATCCGAGAGCACACGC
The sequence above is a segment of the Trinickia acidisoli genome. Coding sequences within it:
- a CDS encoding type II toxin-antitoxin system death-on-curing family toxin, producing MVVLRTASIMMASLTCLRSRGYMRAIARGHAFSDANKRTALVSALTYLLIEGYEVARTQALEEIMVDVAEGKLNYLDIANIFSSLAKPIDPPGGTFSKAR
- a CDS encoding tyrosine-type recombinase/integrase: MPLTDVAVRAAKPRERSYKLADGQGMYLEVMPSGSKYWRLKYRIDGKEKRIALGVYPAVSLLEARKARESIKDTLRAGLDPSHEKKREKLQRSLERTNSFEAIAREWHGNKKDGWSEGHADKVLKLLEREFFSSLGARPVKDVSAPELLAVLRKIESRGALELARKAMQAASQVFRYAIATGRAERDPVPDLRGALKSRAVTHMKRVGEAEVPELMRKIAAYDGDLQTRLALQLLALTFVRTGELRNAEWSEIDEAKAEWRIPPEKMKMRAQHIVPLSTQALAVIKQLRDLNGNWPLLFPSRSNAKKPISENTVLYALYRMGYHSRMTGHGFRGLASTILNENGFESDWIKRQLAHTEQNSVRAAYNHAQYLPERRRMMQWWGTYLSGAADVAASEDVSQHTNH